From a single Oscarella lobularis chromosome 20, ooOscLobu1.1, whole genome shotgun sequence genomic region:
- the LOC136198933 gene encoding uncharacterized protein isoform X2, translating to MSESLSSRARKDRARLWVGPLKAQTTDWKLKQHFVEYESAIKHIVVKENGLRSRSGPKGYALILFRDENSAADAQRKLNGTLFLGSRIEVKCRQQLFQSASGPPKSSKKSPAKSSDQPLSKDVSCKRSITVHDRGNRTVWELFKTQLIGLISSQFPRVTLSRRPSLDGASLESFFIDFQGSRPDVDAAVDWTRKKQNEVCPRNICYHRKKDVKILRQGIDDGSLNLEAFASELEVECKLLELGETEAIIEVASFFDESTDSFTLALDDFLSDEASRVAEEYPASDLELEFLRRRQFSKLVKHDSLSFDATKSGVLLTGPKYAVRTVSQQIEDFLEDFVEESFDVSYSPRAFTAAKAKFYAIQRDFSSPECLIHVLPPRSGPRDSGVTLISLSGVDRDALFNAKQEILAVPRLLDEFSGAVAMQCVNRNALLEKKIVLEKQLSVGLDIRKKDVFVYATSQEQFDEAERVLKEEVDDGIQRYESPRESVTKTLCSTAWNKVLHLAKSSKVFAEPKEDGTAILIKRGSLQGVAAFRCALDELSEKIEVSSSSRSTEAVSGSYKHDRGSVVQALCTTHWDKVVIEAKRFSVFAQKGQDDDSIHVRCGSKLKKAKFSTALANFCQAVDLLASTIEEKDCDSERDDSDVPTSVCERSVFILGGTVMLPLVESHVLDKIHLQFPTVTVQLKCDASVPNIVLQFQGSEHDVELAGDWTEKQRGLFYWTTHTFDSNEAECLKTGIASNALDLQGMGKEFNATCDVSRLSEGILSVAAISPGDPRAFRQSIDAYLKCHLLVTSTYSLTDSQIEFLKRFRLQKPWLGFGDVIDQTSIEQLSPSFLGNCLFLKGLKQNVKFALKELENRFRRFREISFHLSYPEGSRRAFESELCTIETKLMEEEVFVATSFSISKINKTVNVSLTGFCDLSSAKEAFVSLSKSLHRYRKPVRVSSDTRSIIYREALKRNLPVGMDDDTIVIFSTSSEKSAEAATALEELIEEVRTERMRSASANEYRDDYNLFSNSVKPSPSKPNFGAKILNVETDETPCHSLAFTSSASASASGVGAESAKSTSASEDNGIELESACASYLSSSRPKQESSLPESTDMNCFDRSLKTVLKEERTEFQLPSFPSTRSCSESTNPAASEFCPSEVPAASRCQETQIGRKKSKEIFRLQREHKSNSLLESPRLLNEIPFLSLGKVIEIYSGSIAHECVDVIITATNEDLILQPDVAAIGGHSLEQECRQYVKDNGYVSSGHTVVTGGGNLRCKRLLHAVIASIDTEADLRARLRQCFDDVEAMSARSVALPLLFSDTYLSVETGFAITMEEIQRRFEEKCFVKVVRLVDSNPMLMNVAGAEALSLKSAAPPMRIFEWRYLNDDDRFQPFSFVINAQLEKFFAQAKGDMQLQVSDDVYDIFYETHTNLASGLVRPIRRCLKGSPCPNPDAKWYFIDEMKAQQPYDVASSFRLDSAFRRNARLVSIDVGAFSYEIDFVSMTEKDVKTGRKKRIVRVDVVDSLSPPRGPTIKEATGTGISSFFKKMFSKSETKRFRISSDTGVALSSDFRRIAETFGVEMNFVTDAGCESAEVQLKGVKSGVQKAYEAIQEMIDTYRSKGFA from the exons ATGAGCGAGTCTCTCTCTTCTAGAGCTAGGAAAGACAGAGCGAGGCTTTGGGTCGGTCCTTTGAAGGCTCAAACTACTGATTGGAAGCTGAAGCAGCACTTCGTCGAGTACGAGTCGGCCATCAAGCACATCGTAGTAAAGGAAAACGGTCTTCGGTCTCGTTCTGGTCCAAAAGGCTACGCCTTAATCCTTTTCCGTGACGAAAACTCAGCTGCAGACGCTCAAAGAAAGTTGAATGGCACGCTCTTTCTAGGGAGCCGAATCGAAGTAAAATGTCGTCAACAATTGTTCCAAA GTGCATCGGGGCCCCCAAAGTCCTCAAAGAAGTCACCCGCGAAGTCTTCAGACCAGCCACT ATCAAAAGACGTTTCATGCAAACGAAGCATCACTGTTCACGATCGTGGGAACAGAACCGTTTGGGAGCTTTTCAAGACGCAACTTATTGGTCTAATATCTTCTCAATTTCCTCGCGTTACTTTATCTAGACGTCCTTCGCTTGACGGTGCTTCGCTCGAAAgcttttttattgattttcaagGCAGTAGACCAGACGTTGATGCTGCCGTTGATTGGACAAGGAAAAAGCAGAACGAAGTTTGCCCTAGAAATATCTGTTATCACAGAAAGAAAGATGTAAAGATTTTAAGGCAAGGAATCGATGACGGTTCTCTGAATTTAGAGGCATTCGCTTCAGAACTAGAAGTAGAATGCAAGCTGTTGGAACTTGGTGAAACCGAGGCAATTATTGAAgttgcgtcgtttttcgatgAATCTACTGACTCATTCACGCTTGCacttgacgattttctttctgatGAAGCGTCTCGAGTTGCAGAGGAGTACCCCGCTTCAGACTTGGAGCTCGAATTTTTACGAAGACGTCAATTTTCAAAGTTAGTTAAGCACGACTCTCTATCTTTCGACGCAACAAAGAGTGGCGTTCTTTTGACGGGCCCCAAGTATGCAGTGCGAACTGTTTCACAGCAAATCGAAGACTTTCTAGAAGACTTTGTTGAAGAGTCATTTGACGTTTCTTATTCGCCGAGAGCTTTCACAGCTGCAAAAGCAAAATTTTACGCCATTCAACGAGATTTTAGTTCACCGGAGTGCTTGATTCACGTTTTGCCACCTCGTTCGGGTCCCCGCGATTCAGGAGTGACACTCATATCGCTTTCCGGTGTGGACCGTGATGCCTTGTTTAATGCCAAGCAAGAGATACTCGCTGTGCCTCGTCTCTTAGATGAATTCAGTGGGGCAGTTGCAATGCAGTGCGTAAATCGTAATGCATTGCTTGAGAAGAAGATTGTTTTAGAAAAGCAACTTAGCGTTGGATTAGACATCAGAAAGAAGGACGTGTTTGTGTATGCAACTTCTCAGGAACAATTCGATGAGGCTGAACGTGTTTTGAAAGAGGAAGTGGATGACGGCATCCAACGTTACGAAAGCCCTCGAGAGTCTGTCACAAAGACCCTCTGTTCGACTGCGTGGAACAAGGTTCTTCACTTGGCCAAATCATCTAAAGTTTTCGCTGAGCCAAAGGAAGATGGCACAGCTATACTCATTAAGCGAGGTTCGCTGCAGGGCGTCGCAGCGTTCCGCTGCGCCTTGGATGAACTCTCAGAGAAAATTGAGGTGTCAAGTTCTTCAAGGAGTACCGAAGCAGTCAGTGGCTCTTACAAGCACGATCGAGGATCAGTGGTGCAGGCCTTATGTACCACTCATTGGGATAAAGTCGTGATCGAAGCCAAACGCTTTTCGGTTTTTGCGCAAAAGGGTCAAGATGACGACTCAATTCATGTTCGTTGTGGCTCCAAACTGAAGAAAGCTAAATTTTCAACTGCTTTGGCTAACTTTTGCCAAGCTGTAGACTTGTTAGCCAGCAccattgaagaaaaagactgTGACAGTGAACG AGACGATTCCGATGTTCCCACTTCAGTGTGCGAAAGAAGCGTTTTCATTCTCGGAGGTACCGTCATGTTGCCCTTGGTGGAAAGCCACGTTCTCGACAAAATACATCTCCAGTTTCCCACTGTCACCGTTCAACTTAAATGCGATGCTTCTGTCCCCAACATCGTCCTGCAGTTTCAAGGAAGCGAGCACGACGTTGAATTGGCCGGAGACTGGACAGAAAAGCAGCGTGGCCTTTTTTATTGGACTACTCACACGTTTGACAGCAATGAAGCTGAATGCCTGAAAACCGGTATCGCCAGCAACGCTTTAGACTTGCAAGGAATGGGAAAAGAGTTCAATGCCACTTGTGACGTGTCAAGACTTTCTGAGGGAATATTGAGCGTGGCTGCGATATCTCCGGGTGATCCACGAGCCTTTCGACAATCGATTGATGCTTATCTTAAGTGCCACTTACTGGTGACGAGCACTTATTCTTTAACCGATTCGCAGATAGAGTTTCTCAAAcgttttcgccttcaaaAGCCCTGGCTTGGTTTTGGAGACGTCATAGACCAAACAAGCATTGAGCAACTGTCTCCAAGTTTCTTGGGAAACTGTCTATTTTTGAAAGGTCTGAAGCAAAATGTAAAGTTTGCTCTGAAAGAATTAGAGAACAggtttcgtcgatttcgagaaatttcttttcaccTCTCTTATCCAGAGGGATCTCGTCGCGCTTTCGAGAGCGAGTTGTGTACAATTGAGACAAAATTAATGGAAGAAGAGGTTTTTGTCGCTACATCGTTTTCCATTTCCAAGATCAACAAAACAGTTAACGTTAGCCTTACTGGCTTTTGCGACCTATCTTCTGCAAAGGAAGcatttgtttctttgtccAAATCTTTGCATCGGTATCGTAAACCAGTTCGTGTTTCATCAGATACGCGCTCGATTATCTATCGAGAAGCGTTAAAGAGAAATTTACCTGTTGGCATGGATGACGATACCATTGTCATCTTCAGCACTTCATCAGAAAAATCTGCAGAGGCGGCAACGGCTCTAGAGGAACTGATAGAAGAAGTACGGACAGAACGAATGAGGTCAGCTTCGGCTAATGAGTATCGTGACGACTACAATCTTTTTTCGAACTCGGTCAAACCGTCACCGTCCAAGCCTAATTTTGGGGCGAAGATTCTCAATGTTGAGACAGACGAAACGCCCTGTCATTCACTTGCGTTCACTTCATCTGCTTCAGCCTCTGCTTCAGGTGTTGGAGCAGAATCAGCAAAGTCTACATCCGCTTCTGAAGACAACGGTATCGAATTGGAGTCTGCATGTGCATCGTACCTTTCGTCGAGCAGACCAAAGCAAGAGTCATCTCTTCCTGAATCGACGGATATGAATTGTTTTGATCGCTCTCTCAAAACAGTTCTCAAAGAAGAGCGAACCGAATTTCAATTGCCAAGCTTCCCTTCCACGAGGTCTTGTTCTGAATCAACTAATCCTGCAGCTTCTGAGTTTTGTCCGAGCGAAGTCCCAGCTGCATCAAGATGCCAAGAGACGCAAAtaggaagaaagaaatcgaaagagatTTTTCGTTTGCAACGCGAACACAAGTCCAATTCCTTATTAGAGTCACCGCGTCTCCTGAACGAAATTCCCTTCCTCAGCTTGGGAAAAGTTATAGAAATCTACTCAGGAAGCATAGCTCACGAATGCGTAGACGTCATCATCACAGCGACCAATGAAGACCTCATCCTCCAACCAGACGTCGCCGCAATCGGTGGACATTCACTCGAACAGGAATGTCGTCAATACGTCAAAGATAATGGCTACGTTTCAAGCGGACACACTGTCGTGACAGGCGGCGGAAATCTTCGATGCAAGCGCCTTCTCCACGCCGtcatcgcttcgatcgacaCTGAGGCAGATCTTCGAGCACGCTTACGTCAatgtttcgacgacgtggaggCAATGTCTGCGAGATCCGttgctcttcctcttctattCTCCGACACATATTTATCTGTTGAAACGGGTTTCGCGATCACGATGGAAGAGAttcaacgtcgatttgagGAGAAATGCTTTGTTAAAGTCGTTCGTCTTGTCGATTCGAATCCGATGTTGATGAACGTCGCCGGAGCTGAGGCGTTGTCTTTGAAGTCCGCTGCGCCACCTATGAGAATATTTGAATGGCGTTacttgaacgacgacgataggtTTcagcctttttctttcgtcatCAATGCACAGTTGGAGAAATTTTTTGCTCAGGCAAAAGGCGACATGCAACTTCAAGTATCTGATGATGTCTACGACATATTTTACGAGACGCACACGAACTTGGCTTCAGGGCTTGTTCGACCCATTCGACGATGCCTAAAAGGTTCTCCTTGTCCAAACCCTGATGCCAAATGGTATTTTATTGACGAAATGAAAGCGCAGCAGCCGTACGACGTAGCCTCGTCCTTTCGACTTGATAgcgcttttcgacgaaatgcGCGGTTGGTGTCCATTGACGTCGGTGCATTTTCCtatgaaattgattttgtttCGATGACTGAGAAGGATGTGAAGACTGGTAGGAAAAAACGCATTGTCCGagtggacgtcgtcgattctttGTCGCCTCCTCGTGGCCCTACAATTAAGGAAGCGACCGGAACGggaatttcttcatttttcaaGAAGATGTTCtcgaaaagcgaaacgaaaagatTTCGCATTTCTTCTGACACGGGTGTTGCTCTAAGTAGTGACTTTCGTCGAATAGCGGAAACTTTTGGAGTGGAGATGAATTTCGTAACGGACGCTGGATGCGAAAGTGCGGAGGTGCAGCTGAAGGGCGTCAAATCGGGCGTACAGAAAGCGTATGAAGCGATTCAG GAGATGATCGATACTTATCGAAGCAAAGGTTTCGCTTAG
- the LOC136198933 gene encoding uncharacterized protein isoform X1 → MSESLSSRARKDRARLWVGPLKAQTTDWKLKQHFVEYESAIKHIVVKENGLRSRSGPKGYALILFRDENSAADAQRKLNGTLFLGSRIEVKCRQQLFQSASGPPKSSKKSPAKSSDQPLRSKDVSCKRSITVHDRGNRTVWELFKTQLIGLISSQFPRVTLSRRPSLDGASLESFFIDFQGSRPDVDAAVDWTRKKQNEVCPRNICYHRKKDVKILRQGIDDGSLNLEAFASELEVECKLLELGETEAIIEVASFFDESTDSFTLALDDFLSDEASRVAEEYPASDLELEFLRRRQFSKLVKHDSLSFDATKSGVLLTGPKYAVRTVSQQIEDFLEDFVEESFDVSYSPRAFTAAKAKFYAIQRDFSSPECLIHVLPPRSGPRDSGVTLISLSGVDRDALFNAKQEILAVPRLLDEFSGAVAMQCVNRNALLEKKIVLEKQLSVGLDIRKKDVFVYATSQEQFDEAERVLKEEVDDGIQRYESPRESVTKTLCSTAWNKVLHLAKSSKVFAEPKEDGTAILIKRGSLQGVAAFRCALDELSEKIEVSSSSRSTEAVSGSYKHDRGSVVQALCTTHWDKVVIEAKRFSVFAQKGQDDDSIHVRCGSKLKKAKFSTALANFCQAVDLLASTIEEKDCDSERDDSDVPTSVCERSVFILGGTVMLPLVESHVLDKIHLQFPTVTVQLKCDASVPNIVLQFQGSEHDVELAGDWTEKQRGLFYWTTHTFDSNEAECLKTGIASNALDLQGMGKEFNATCDVSRLSEGILSVAAISPGDPRAFRQSIDAYLKCHLLVTSTYSLTDSQIEFLKRFRLQKPWLGFGDVIDQTSIEQLSPSFLGNCLFLKGLKQNVKFALKELENRFRRFREISFHLSYPEGSRRAFESELCTIETKLMEEEVFVATSFSISKINKTVNVSLTGFCDLSSAKEAFVSLSKSLHRYRKPVRVSSDTRSIIYREALKRNLPVGMDDDTIVIFSTSSEKSAEAATALEELIEEVRTERMRSASANEYRDDYNLFSNSVKPSPSKPNFGAKILNVETDETPCHSLAFTSSASASASGVGAESAKSTSASEDNGIELESACASYLSSSRPKQESSLPESTDMNCFDRSLKTVLKEERTEFQLPSFPSTRSCSESTNPAASEFCPSEVPAASRCQETQIGRKKSKEIFRLQREHKSNSLLESPRLLNEIPFLSLGKVIEIYSGSIAHECVDVIITATNEDLILQPDVAAIGGHSLEQECRQYVKDNGYVSSGHTVVTGGGNLRCKRLLHAVIASIDTEADLRARLRQCFDDVEAMSARSVALPLLFSDTYLSVETGFAITMEEIQRRFEEKCFVKVVRLVDSNPMLMNVAGAEALSLKSAAPPMRIFEWRYLNDDDRFQPFSFVINAQLEKFFAQAKGDMQLQVSDDVYDIFYETHTNLASGLVRPIRRCLKGSPCPNPDAKWYFIDEMKAQQPYDVASSFRLDSAFRRNARLVSIDVGAFSYEIDFVSMTEKDVKTGRKKRIVRVDVVDSLSPPRGPTIKEATGTGISSFFKKMFSKSETKRFRISSDTGVALSSDFRRIAETFGVEMNFVTDAGCESAEVQLKGVKSGVQKAYEAIQEMIDTYRSKGFA, encoded by the exons ATGAGCGAGTCTCTCTCTTCTAGAGCTAGGAAAGACAGAGCGAGGCTTTGGGTCGGTCCTTTGAAGGCTCAAACTACTGATTGGAAGCTGAAGCAGCACTTCGTCGAGTACGAGTCGGCCATCAAGCACATCGTAGTAAAGGAAAACGGTCTTCGGTCTCGTTCTGGTCCAAAAGGCTACGCCTTAATCCTTTTCCGTGACGAAAACTCAGCTGCAGACGCTCAAAGAAAGTTGAATGGCACGCTCTTTCTAGGGAGCCGAATCGAAGTAAAATGTCGTCAACAATTGTTCCAAA GTGCATCGGGGCCCCCAAAGTCCTCAAAGAAGTCACCCGCGAAGTCTTCAGACCAGCCACT AAGATCAAAAGACGTTTCATGCAAACGAAGCATCACTGTTCACGATCGTGGGAACAGAACCGTTTGGGAGCTTTTCAAGACGCAACTTATTGGTCTAATATCTTCTCAATTTCCTCGCGTTACTTTATCTAGACGTCCTTCGCTTGACGGTGCTTCGCTCGAAAgcttttttattgattttcaagGCAGTAGACCAGACGTTGATGCTGCCGTTGATTGGACAAGGAAAAAGCAGAACGAAGTTTGCCCTAGAAATATCTGTTATCACAGAAAGAAAGATGTAAAGATTTTAAGGCAAGGAATCGATGACGGTTCTCTGAATTTAGAGGCATTCGCTTCAGAACTAGAAGTAGAATGCAAGCTGTTGGAACTTGGTGAAACCGAGGCAATTATTGAAgttgcgtcgtttttcgatgAATCTACTGACTCATTCACGCTTGCacttgacgattttctttctgatGAAGCGTCTCGAGTTGCAGAGGAGTACCCCGCTTCAGACTTGGAGCTCGAATTTTTACGAAGACGTCAATTTTCAAAGTTAGTTAAGCACGACTCTCTATCTTTCGACGCAACAAAGAGTGGCGTTCTTTTGACGGGCCCCAAGTATGCAGTGCGAACTGTTTCACAGCAAATCGAAGACTTTCTAGAAGACTTTGTTGAAGAGTCATTTGACGTTTCTTATTCGCCGAGAGCTTTCACAGCTGCAAAAGCAAAATTTTACGCCATTCAACGAGATTTTAGTTCACCGGAGTGCTTGATTCACGTTTTGCCACCTCGTTCGGGTCCCCGCGATTCAGGAGTGACACTCATATCGCTTTCCGGTGTGGACCGTGATGCCTTGTTTAATGCCAAGCAAGAGATACTCGCTGTGCCTCGTCTCTTAGATGAATTCAGTGGGGCAGTTGCAATGCAGTGCGTAAATCGTAATGCATTGCTTGAGAAGAAGATTGTTTTAGAAAAGCAACTTAGCGTTGGATTAGACATCAGAAAGAAGGACGTGTTTGTGTATGCAACTTCTCAGGAACAATTCGATGAGGCTGAACGTGTTTTGAAAGAGGAAGTGGATGACGGCATCCAACGTTACGAAAGCCCTCGAGAGTCTGTCACAAAGACCCTCTGTTCGACTGCGTGGAACAAGGTTCTTCACTTGGCCAAATCATCTAAAGTTTTCGCTGAGCCAAAGGAAGATGGCACAGCTATACTCATTAAGCGAGGTTCGCTGCAGGGCGTCGCAGCGTTCCGCTGCGCCTTGGATGAACTCTCAGAGAAAATTGAGGTGTCAAGTTCTTCAAGGAGTACCGAAGCAGTCAGTGGCTCTTACAAGCACGATCGAGGATCAGTGGTGCAGGCCTTATGTACCACTCATTGGGATAAAGTCGTGATCGAAGCCAAACGCTTTTCGGTTTTTGCGCAAAAGGGTCAAGATGACGACTCAATTCATGTTCGTTGTGGCTCCAAACTGAAGAAAGCTAAATTTTCAACTGCTTTGGCTAACTTTTGCCAAGCTGTAGACTTGTTAGCCAGCAccattgaagaaaaagactgTGACAGTGAACG AGACGATTCCGATGTTCCCACTTCAGTGTGCGAAAGAAGCGTTTTCATTCTCGGAGGTACCGTCATGTTGCCCTTGGTGGAAAGCCACGTTCTCGACAAAATACATCTCCAGTTTCCCACTGTCACCGTTCAACTTAAATGCGATGCTTCTGTCCCCAACATCGTCCTGCAGTTTCAAGGAAGCGAGCACGACGTTGAATTGGCCGGAGACTGGACAGAAAAGCAGCGTGGCCTTTTTTATTGGACTACTCACACGTTTGACAGCAATGAAGCTGAATGCCTGAAAACCGGTATCGCCAGCAACGCTTTAGACTTGCAAGGAATGGGAAAAGAGTTCAATGCCACTTGTGACGTGTCAAGACTTTCTGAGGGAATATTGAGCGTGGCTGCGATATCTCCGGGTGATCCACGAGCCTTTCGACAATCGATTGATGCTTATCTTAAGTGCCACTTACTGGTGACGAGCACTTATTCTTTAACCGATTCGCAGATAGAGTTTCTCAAAcgttttcgccttcaaaAGCCCTGGCTTGGTTTTGGAGACGTCATAGACCAAACAAGCATTGAGCAACTGTCTCCAAGTTTCTTGGGAAACTGTCTATTTTTGAAAGGTCTGAAGCAAAATGTAAAGTTTGCTCTGAAAGAATTAGAGAACAggtttcgtcgatttcgagaaatttcttttcaccTCTCTTATCCAGAGGGATCTCGTCGCGCTTTCGAGAGCGAGTTGTGTACAATTGAGACAAAATTAATGGAAGAAGAGGTTTTTGTCGCTACATCGTTTTCCATTTCCAAGATCAACAAAACAGTTAACGTTAGCCTTACTGGCTTTTGCGACCTATCTTCTGCAAAGGAAGcatttgtttctttgtccAAATCTTTGCATCGGTATCGTAAACCAGTTCGTGTTTCATCAGATACGCGCTCGATTATCTATCGAGAAGCGTTAAAGAGAAATTTACCTGTTGGCATGGATGACGATACCATTGTCATCTTCAGCACTTCATCAGAAAAATCTGCAGAGGCGGCAACGGCTCTAGAGGAACTGATAGAAGAAGTACGGACAGAACGAATGAGGTCAGCTTCGGCTAATGAGTATCGTGACGACTACAATCTTTTTTCGAACTCGGTCAAACCGTCACCGTCCAAGCCTAATTTTGGGGCGAAGATTCTCAATGTTGAGACAGACGAAACGCCCTGTCATTCACTTGCGTTCACTTCATCTGCTTCAGCCTCTGCTTCAGGTGTTGGAGCAGAATCAGCAAAGTCTACATCCGCTTCTGAAGACAACGGTATCGAATTGGAGTCTGCATGTGCATCGTACCTTTCGTCGAGCAGACCAAAGCAAGAGTCATCTCTTCCTGAATCGACGGATATGAATTGTTTTGATCGCTCTCTCAAAACAGTTCTCAAAGAAGAGCGAACCGAATTTCAATTGCCAAGCTTCCCTTCCACGAGGTCTTGTTCTGAATCAACTAATCCTGCAGCTTCTGAGTTTTGTCCGAGCGAAGTCCCAGCTGCATCAAGATGCCAAGAGACGCAAAtaggaagaaagaaatcgaaagagatTTTTCGTTTGCAACGCGAACACAAGTCCAATTCCTTATTAGAGTCACCGCGTCTCCTGAACGAAATTCCCTTCCTCAGCTTGGGAAAAGTTATAGAAATCTACTCAGGAAGCATAGCTCACGAATGCGTAGACGTCATCATCACAGCGACCAATGAAGACCTCATCCTCCAACCAGACGTCGCCGCAATCGGTGGACATTCACTCGAACAGGAATGTCGTCAATACGTCAAAGATAATGGCTACGTTTCAAGCGGACACACTGTCGTGACAGGCGGCGGAAATCTTCGATGCAAGCGCCTTCTCCACGCCGtcatcgcttcgatcgacaCTGAGGCAGATCTTCGAGCACGCTTACGTCAatgtttcgacgacgtggaggCAATGTCTGCGAGATCCGttgctcttcctcttctattCTCCGACACATATTTATCTGTTGAAACGGGTTTCGCGATCACGATGGAAGAGAttcaacgtcgatttgagGAGAAATGCTTTGTTAAAGTCGTTCGTCTTGTCGATTCGAATCCGATGTTGATGAACGTCGCCGGAGCTGAGGCGTTGTCTTTGAAGTCCGCTGCGCCACCTATGAGAATATTTGAATGGCGTTacttgaacgacgacgataggtTTcagcctttttctttcgtcatCAATGCACAGTTGGAGAAATTTTTTGCTCAGGCAAAAGGCGACATGCAACTTCAAGTATCTGATGATGTCTACGACATATTTTACGAGACGCACACGAACTTGGCTTCAGGGCTTGTTCGACCCATTCGACGATGCCTAAAAGGTTCTCCTTGTCCAAACCCTGATGCCAAATGGTATTTTATTGACGAAATGAAAGCGCAGCAGCCGTACGACGTAGCCTCGTCCTTTCGACTTGATAgcgcttttcgacgaaatgcGCGGTTGGTGTCCATTGACGTCGGTGCATTTTCCtatgaaattgattttgtttCGATGACTGAGAAGGATGTGAAGACTGGTAGGAAAAAACGCATTGTCCGagtggacgtcgtcgattctttGTCGCCTCCTCGTGGCCCTACAATTAAGGAAGCGACCGGAACGggaatttcttcatttttcaaGAAGATGTTCtcgaaaagcgaaacgaaaagatTTCGCATTTCTTCTGACACGGGTGTTGCTCTAAGTAGTGACTTTCGTCGAATAGCGGAAACTTTTGGAGTGGAGATGAATTTCGTAACGGACGCTGGATGCGAAAGTGCGGAGGTGCAGCTGAAGGGCGTCAAATCGGGCGTACAGAAAGCGTATGAAGCGATTCAG GAGATGATCGATACTTATCGAAGCAAAGGTTTCGCTTAG
- the LOC136198876 gene encoding uncharacterized protein, which translates to MNNIVLFFTEKSASCSSSPEALASVQPLIEQNILLESCPIASIERSLVTLISKSGKVLYYNAVERISADKSPNCSASSEECEIFLVSNLINNSTSQVSVEAKCDGENVIGFTIGYLCLGTSKFPCTSGKPWKMVARPAGLVEVEILCPSTPGFQNISGGNTATLDAPNETNEYSFNVKPLPNGSTFDLLVEFTVELFYNDDLKVTIDVAVVEENANVYRAFAVVPSRGLYEVLNEYEFE; encoded by the exons ATGAATAAcattgttttatttttcacCGAAAAAAGTGCAAGTTGCTCATCAAGTCCCGAAGCATTGGCATCAGTTCAGCCGTTGATCGAGCA AAATATTCTACTGGAAAGCTGTCCTATCGCCAGCATAGAAAGATCTCTTGTAACACTAAT TTCGAAAAGCGGCAAAGTATTGTACTACAATGCTGTAGAACGCATCAGCGCTGATAAATCTCCCAA TTGCAGCGCATCATCCGAAGAGTGCGAAATCTTTCTCGTGAGCAACCTCATAAACAATTCCACTTCCCAAGTGAGCGTAGAAGCGAAATGTGATGGCGAGAACGTGATTGGCTTTACGATTG GATATTTGTGCCTCGGAACAAGCAAGTTTCCATGCACATCTGGCAAACCCTGGAAAATGGTAGCACGTCCAGCAGGGCTTGTGGAAGTTGAAATTCTTTGCCCAAGTACACCTGGTTTTCAGAATATCAGTGGAGGCAATACTGCGACTC TTGATGCGCCAAACGAAACGAATGAATACTCTTTCAACGTTAAGCCCCTTCCTAATGGCTCTACCTTTGACCTCCTAGTCGAGTTCACAGTGGAACTTTTCTACAACGACGATCTGAAAGTTACAATCGATGTTGCTGTGGTGGAGGAGAACGCAAACGTCTACCGGGCGTTTGCTGTCGTTCCTTCGCGCGGACTATATGAGGTGCTGAACGAGTACGAGTTTGAATGA